From a single Meles meles chromosome 21, mMelMel3.1 paternal haplotype, whole genome shotgun sequence genomic region:
- the MRPL28 gene encoding 39S ribosomal protein L28, mitochondrial: MPLHKFPVGLWKRLRLREGICSRLPQHYLRSLEEVRTPTPVHYRPHGVKFKINPKNGQRERVEDVPIPIYYPPESQLGLWGGEGWISGYRYVNNDKLSKRVKKVWKPQLFQRELYSEILDRKFTVTVTRRTLDLIDEAYGFDFYILKTPKEDLCSKFGMDLKRGMLLRLARQDPQLHPEDPKKRAAIYDKYKEFVIPEAEAEWVGLTLDEAVEKQRLLEEKAPTPLFKVYAEELIERLRQQALAEPAVVQKRADRT, translated from the exons ATGCCCCTGCACAAGTTCCCGGTCGGCCTGTGGAAGCGGCTCCGGCTGCGGGAGGGTATCTGCTCCCGCCTGCCCCAGCACTACCTGCGCTCCTTGGAGGAGGTGCGAACGCCCACTCCTGTGCACTACAGGCCGCACGGGGTTAAGTTCAAGATCAACCCCAAGAATGGGCAGCGGGAGCGCGTGGAGGACGTACCCATTCCCATCTACTACCCCCCAGAATCCCAGCTGGGGCTCTGGGGCGGGGAGGGCTGGATCTCGGGCTACAGATACGTCAACAACGACAAG CTCTCCAAGCGGGTGAAGAAGGTGTGGAAGCCACAGCTGTTTCAGCGTGAGCTGTACAGTGAGATCCTGGACCGGAAGTTCACCGTTACAGTGACCCGGCGGACCCTGGACCTCATCGACGAGGCCTACGGGTTTGACTTCTACATCCTCAAG ACTCCCAAGGAGGACCTGTGCTCCAAGTTCGGGATGGACCTGAAGCGAGGGATGCTGCTGCGGCTGGCGCGACAGGACCCCCAGCTGCACCCGGAGGACCCCAAGAAGAGGGCCGCCATCTACGACAAGTACAAG GAGTTTGTCATCCCGGAGGCGGAAGCGGAGTGGGTTGGTCTGACGCTGGATGAGGCCGTGGAGAAGCAGAGGCTCCTGGAGGAGAAG GCCCCGACTCCTCTGTTCAAGGTCTACGCGGAGGAGCTGATTGAGCGGCTGCGGCAGCAGGCTCTGGCTGAGCCAGCCGTCGTGCAGAAGAGAGCCGACAGGACGTGA